CTTGGGTCTGCTGGTCTTTGGTTTGCTGATCCTGGATTTGCTTCTTTGAGGGTTGCTCCTCATCAGTCTGCTGGTCTTTAACTTGTCCATCTTTAGATTGTCCTTCTGGGTATTGTTCCCCTTTGGCTTGCTGATCTTCAGCTTGTTGATCTGGGAGTTGCTCTGTAGTTTGATTAAGTTGAACTTGCTTATCTATGGAGTGCCTCTTTGGGGATAGCCAGTCTTTGATTTGCTGGTCTAAGGATTTCCGCTTTGGAGATTGCCAGCCTTTGCTTTGCTGATCTAAGGAACGCCTCTTTGAGGATTTATGGCCTTTGGTTTGCATGTCTAAAGAATATCTCCTTAAGTATTGCAAGGCTTTGGTTTGCTGGTTTAAGGAATATCGTCTTGAGGATTTTCTTCTATGGAGTTCCTCCTGAGATTTCCATTCTTTGGTCTCTTCCGTAACTTCTGATCTAATATCTTGATATGACATTTGTAAAATTTGCTGGTTTTGAGGTTCGGTGTTTTCTGGTTGAAGATCTGGGGGCTGCTGAAGTAGCTGTTGTATTTTAGGGAACTGCACAATATGGGGTGTTGAGGCTTCAGGTAATATGGCATGTGCTGATAGAGCTTGGGATAGCATATCTTGGGAAGGTGTGTCTTGGGGTGGCATGTTGTGGGATGATGTGTCTTGAGATAGCATATCTAGGGATTTCATGTCTTGGGATGTCATGTCAGGCAACAGCATATCTTGAGGTGGTGTGTCTTGGGATAGTATGCCTTGAGGGGGAAGGTCATTAGCTGTCAGATTATAAGACTGTTTGTCATGGGATGTTGTAGACCTAGATGGCATGGATTGTTCTGACAGGCCTTCTACTGGTAGAGCTTGGGATGGCAAGTCTTCAGGTGGTAGATCTTCGAGTTTTAGTATAGAATGGGATGGAAAAACTTGGAGTGACACAACTTGGTCCTGCGGAAACTGGGTTTGCATTTGGGAAGGTTGTACAATAGCAGATTGTAGATCTTcatctttcatttgtttaaatgTAGAGTCTAGCTGAATGGGCGTATTTTCTGAGGGCTTTTCTTCTAATGTAGGAGGCAAAGGTTTTAGTTCAATTTCTTCCTCTGAAAATTTGGGAGATGGAAGGATACTTTGCTTTTGTTCATCTGGCACAAATTCCGTACCTTTATTACCTGGTTGGGAGACTAAAGGACTTCTAGAGAGTCTTAACTTGAAGAAAGCATAGCCTCCAAAGAAAACAGAGTGTGCATATGTTGTTGAATCATCACTGGAAAACTCTTCTTGAAGCACAAATTGTAATTGAGCATTTTCTTCTGCGGCAGGTTGTTCACTATTTTGAGTAACATCCGAAGGCAAGAAAAACAGAACCTATAAAACCAAGGATGAGGGTAATTAATATGACAGAAtcatgtctgattttttttccaagttaCTTTTCATCTCTGACTTAAGACAGTAGATAGGAAATAACATCTAAATGAGAAGGCAGAAAACAAATGCCGGCCCTGCCTTTACCATCAACTTATTggtattattttagaaaagtcatcaccttttagtttttcaaatattaaacagaGGAATTTGATTAAGATTGCCTCAAAAATTCCTCCCATACTTAATATTATAAAGCTTCTGAGACATTTTATATCATCTAGtcaatattcatatattcatgcTTAATCTGTAATGGTTTATTGATCACCTAGATGAACTAAATGCTGGGAATCAAAGACAGTTATATGTGGGTTTTTCCCTTAAGGTGCTCACAATTATCTGTACATCAACATATAAATAGATAATAGTAATACAATTCAGCAAATGCAATAGATACTTAGTGCTTTATGGAAACATAGAAGATGACCTGATTCTGAGACAACCTGGAAATGCTTTACAGAAAAGGCAATATTTAATCTATATCTTAACAGCTGAGTAGGAATTACGCAGGCATAGACAGTAAGATGAAATAAGACAGGAGTCAGAATCCAGGTAGAAGCAGCAGTGGAATAGCGGGTACAAAAACACAAGATTGTGATACAGCATGGTGTGATGGCAGAGGGTAAACAGTTAGATATTGCTGATATTATTAGATGGCATGCTAGGCTAGGAAATTTGGACTTTCCTTTACAAATAAGAGAAAGCTATTGGAGTTTTTTAAACAGCTAAGTGACAGCATCTGATACAACCTGCAATGCTTTCCATTAGTTCTcatgttattattataatttttaggaGGTTGTTACTGAAGCACAACCTACTTCTTTTTATTCTGACTCCATGAATTACACCTTTCTGAGGTAATTCATAGAGTCAGAATAGACTACTTGTTCTATTTGATGAAGTGGATCAGAACTCagtgattaaatgaattaattatgcTTACCTCGTTGGCTAATAGCAGGCCTAGATTGAGAATCTACACATTCTCTTACATAATACATTGTATTTCCCACTCTCCTAATTAGTTTTTCACACCTATATTTCATCTCTATTGAAGGACTATTTATGTGAGTATAAATGGTACTTTGGAAGAGATTTCTGTATTTCTAAGAATCCTCAAACTTttgtttcatgtgaattttaatttattctttcatttaaaaagaggTTTGGAAGAATGAATTATAGTTCCTCTGTTTATTCAAGCTCTCAAGTGCTATGATTTTAAATTTCCTCATCATTAATGAGAACTCAGTGATTACCAGATGCTAGACAAAGTTCCAAAGTCATCCCAAAGAATTGGTATGACATCCCTATAAAGTTATTATCCTTCTTTTAGAATTGAGgcaactgaggttcagagatgttaaataacCAGACCAGTATTGTAGAGCTGTTTACCTAGGAAGGATTTAAACATTGTAGTTGAATCCAAGGTCCTGTGCTTTCCTCTCTGATCTATGCTTCTTGTATTAATAACCACCTATTTCCTACTTCAGGGTGGCTATGACTAAAGATCATGTGAAATAATACTTTCAAGCACAGAAACTGGCACAGAGAAATTTCTCTGTAAATGTAGAGTTCACTTTTCCTGTCCTTTTCTTGAGATCAaggtacatattttattatttttgaatccCCTGTTGTACTTTGCACGTTACTATGCCATTAGTGGATTAAAGATCTGTATTCACTGAATTTGATTGAAAAGTAATTTAGTGTGAGTAACTTACTTTAATATTGTTTCTAAAGGGCTTAAAACAGGGTTTGTCCTCTCCTCTAGTTGTATAGTatacaaataatacaataaaGGTGAAAGCATAAGATGAAAAATGACAAAAGCCAATAcccattcatgattttttaaaatctgcataaCAGAGTAAATTTGCTCTGTAAAAAACCTACAAATAACATCATATTTAAGAGTGAAATGTTGAACATTTTCAtcctaagatcaagaacaaggaaAGATTGACTATTTTCATCActtattttaaacattgtattGGAGGCTACACAGTGTAATAGGGCAAGAAGAATGAGGCATAAAGTTTGGgagtaaaaatgtctttattaatatttaaaatggttaTCTACTAAGAAAATTATAGGAACTCTATTAAAAAGAACTATGAGAACTAATAAGTTAGTTTAGAAAGGTCATAGTAGaccagtatataaaaataaattgcatttctatatgtaggaatgaacatttaaaagtaaatttaaaatactatgtacaatatcaagaaaaaatgaaataattacagataGGTTTAACAAAGTATGCATAAGACTTatacattgaaaataataaaataatactgagtgaaatgaaatgagatataagaaaatattgacaTGTTTCATGGACATGGATCAGAAGACTACATATTACTAGGAAg
The sequence above is a segment of the Theropithecus gelada isolate Dixy chromosome 14, Tgel_1.0, whole genome shotgun sequence genome. Coding sequences within it:
- the MS4A14 gene encoding LOW QUALITY PROTEIN: membrane-spanning 4-domains subfamily A member 14 (The sequence of the model RefSeq protein was modified relative to this genomic sequence to represent the inferred CDS: deleted 1 base in 1 codon), with protein sequence MESPSQEKRPTHVITIKPNETVWTAFPYRPHSSLLDFLKGEPRVLGATQILLALIIVGLGTMFVLNYIRFSQRFPLVVLTGYPFWGALIFILTGYYTVTDTKSKILGQGVTSMNVISSLVAITGITLIIFSYRHQDKYCQTSSVEEICVLGRTLFIGILSVLLIISIAELSISVTIASFRSKCWTQSDEVLFFLPSDVTQNSEQPAAEENAQLQFVLQEEFSSDDSTTYAHSVFFGGYAFFKLRLSRSPLVSQPGNKGTEFVPDEQKQSILPSPKFSEEEIELKPLPPTLEEKPSENTPIQLDSTFKQMKDEDLQSAIVQPSQMQTQFPQDQVVSLQVFPSHSILKLEDLPPEDLPSQALPVEGLSEQSMPSRSTTSHDKQSYNLTANDLPPQGILSQDTPPQDMLLPDMTSQDMKSLDMLSQDTSSHNMPPQDTPSQDMLSQALSAHAILPEASTPHIVQFPKIQQLLQQPPDLQPENTEPQNQQILQMSYQDIRSEVTEETKEWKSQEELHRRKSSRRYSLNQQTKALQYLRRYSLDMQTKGHKSSKRRSLDQQSKGWQSPKRKSLDQQIKDWLSPKRHSIDKQVQLNQTTEQLPDQQAEDQQAKGEQYPEGQSKDGQVKDQQTDEEQPSKKQIQDQQTKDQQTQEKKSLKGQSQNVRAKGQQAQVEKVPKLLCQDSESQIQQYQYWQSHKGSLQTGQPKTVNLLAKNPLNG